From the genome of Gracilinanus agilis isolate LMUSP501 chromosome 2, AgileGrace, whole genome shotgun sequence, one region includes:
- the TINF2 gene encoding TERF1-interacting nuclear factor 2 isoform X2 has translation MSVPSEANVAASSLRLVAAAAWWVVRRRLSAHYPRVLELLGTLKVSAPGLVRPRHHARLCMGLRAKVVVEMILEGQPWSLVLDALNRHFPESGPPECGSKAAVWDPKIVEAQEAFCQRVKHLAEGPEDFGSHLQELEQEYGEPFLVALEKLLFEYLCQLEKTLPVLQLHELKEVLRGMQTETLVPLPLALTQYCMDMGWLLQESPLFTSVRGTESQEQSPLPSPQLEQLFQDPVPTTKPSTPFPQGQGLKKPSETLTGRDFNLAPLGRRQILANRTSAVRGGRKDRPTVMLFPFRSMCLPVQDIIMHGNNKGRGQPMADPAGTMGAKAIPQGKHRNSARSLRGRAQEQGNWTSDEPSEQKENCLDYSLEPLRLPLPAVGAREPVHSPSLCSPVVTIGDLVLDSDDEGNGQRGGKKFLESYQKTKFGTLIPTFCEYLSPVDQSSVLAPAPSCGQTDPIKTQWLRSL, from the exons ATGTCCGTCCCTTCGGAGGCCAACGTTGCCGCCTCCTCGTTGCGATTGGTTGCGGCCGCTGCCTGGTGGGTGGTGCGGAGGCGCCTCTCTGCGCACTACCCCCGAGTGCTGGAGCTGCTGGGAACCCTGAAAGTCTCTGCCCCGGGTCTGGTCCGTCCTCGGCACCACGCGCGGCTCTGCATGGGACTGCGGGCCAAG GTGGTGGTGGAGATGATCTTGGAGGGCCAGCCCTGGTCCCTGGTCCTGGATGCCCTGAATCGTCATTTCCCAGAGTCTGGTCCACCTGAATGCGGCTCCAAGGCG GCTGTGTGGGATCCGAAGATTGTGGAGGCACAGGAGGCCTTTTGCCAGCGAGTGAAACATCTGGCAGAGGGTCCTGAAGACTTTGGCAGTCATCTGCAG GAACTGGAACAAGAATATGGGGAACCCTTCTTAGTTGCCCTGGAGAAATTATTATTTGAATACCTATGCCAATTGGAGAAGACATTACCAGTGCTGCAGTTGCATGAG CTTAAGGAAGTATTGAGAGGAATGCAAACTGAAACCTTGGTCCCCCTTCCCCTTGCCCTGACCCAGTATTGTATGGACATGGGGTGGCTTCTTCAAG agTCCCCTCTTTTTACTTCAGTGAGAGGGACAGAATCCCAAGAGCAGAGTCCTCTACCTTCTCCCCAATTGGAACAACTATTCCAGGATCCTGTTCCCACAACCAAACCCAGCACTCCCTTTCCCCAGGGGCAAGGTTTGAAGAAACCCTCAGAGACCCTCACTGGTCGGGACTTCAACCTGGCCCCTCTAGGCCGCCGGCAAATCCTGGCAAATCGTACATCTGCTGTTAGGGGAGGCCGTAAGGACCGGCCCACTGTCATGCTTTTCCCATTCCGGAGTATGTGCCTACCTGTTCAGGATATAATTATGCATGGGAACAATAAAGGACGTGGGCAGCCCATGGCAGATCCGGCAGGCACCATGGGTGCAAAAGCAATCCCTCAAGGAAAGCACAGAAACTCAGCTCGTTCCCTCAGAGGGAGGGCTCAAGAACAGGGGAACTGGACTTCCGATGAACCCTCAGAACAAAAGGA GAACTGCCTGGATTACTCCCTGGAGCCCTTGAGGCTGCCATTACCTGCTGTTGGGGCCAGGGAGCCAG TGCATTCCCCATCTCTGTGCAGCCCTGTGGTTACCATAGGGGACTTGGTTCTGGACTCTGATGATGAAGGGAATGGCCAGAGGGGAGGGAAG AAGTTTCTTGAAAGCTATCAGAAGACGAAGTTTGGCACCCTGATCCCCACCTTCTGCGAGTACCTCTCCCCTGTTGATCAAAGTTCCGTACTTGCCCCAGCCCCTTCCTGTGGCCAGACTGACCCCATTAAAACCCAGTGGCTTAGGTCTCTTTGA
- the TINF2 gene encoding TERF1-interacting nuclear factor 2 isoform X1, whose product MSVPSEANVAASSLRLVAAAAWWVVRRRLSAHYPRVLELLGTLKVSAPGLVRPRHHARLCMGLRAKVVVEMILEGQPWSLVLDALNRHFPESGPPECGSKAAVWDPKIVEAQEAFCQRVKHLAEGPEDFGSHLQELEQEYGEPFLVALEKLLFEYLCQLEKTLPVLQLHELKEVLRGMQTETLVPLPLALTQYCMDMGWLLQESPLFTSVRGTESQEQSPLPSPQLEQLFQDPVPTTKPSTPFPQGQGLKKPSETLTGRDFNLAPLGRRQILANRTSAVRGGRKDRPTVMLFPFRSMCLPVQDIIMHGNNKGRGQPMADPAGTMGAKAIPQGKHRNSARSLRGRAQEQGNWTSDEPSEQKENCLDYSLEPLRLPLPAVGAREPGRCTLLSVGGWEKERFLLESSLNSMGMPKACMFTSVRNRFDFGFPPTVHSPSLCSPVVTIGDLVLDSDDEGNGQRGGKKFLESYQKTKFGTLIPTFCEYLSPVDQSSVLAPAPSCGQTDPIKTQWLRSL is encoded by the exons ATGTCCGTCCCTTCGGAGGCCAACGTTGCCGCCTCCTCGTTGCGATTGGTTGCGGCCGCTGCCTGGTGGGTGGTGCGGAGGCGCCTCTCTGCGCACTACCCCCGAGTGCTGGAGCTGCTGGGAACCCTGAAAGTCTCTGCCCCGGGTCTGGTCCGTCCTCGGCACCACGCGCGGCTCTGCATGGGACTGCGGGCCAAG GTGGTGGTGGAGATGATCTTGGAGGGCCAGCCCTGGTCCCTGGTCCTGGATGCCCTGAATCGTCATTTCCCAGAGTCTGGTCCACCTGAATGCGGCTCCAAGGCG GCTGTGTGGGATCCGAAGATTGTGGAGGCACAGGAGGCCTTTTGCCAGCGAGTGAAACATCTGGCAGAGGGTCCTGAAGACTTTGGCAGTCATCTGCAG GAACTGGAACAAGAATATGGGGAACCCTTCTTAGTTGCCCTGGAGAAATTATTATTTGAATACCTATGCCAATTGGAGAAGACATTACCAGTGCTGCAGTTGCATGAG CTTAAGGAAGTATTGAGAGGAATGCAAACTGAAACCTTGGTCCCCCTTCCCCTTGCCCTGACCCAGTATTGTATGGACATGGGGTGGCTTCTTCAAG agTCCCCTCTTTTTACTTCAGTGAGAGGGACAGAATCCCAAGAGCAGAGTCCTCTACCTTCTCCCCAATTGGAACAACTATTCCAGGATCCTGTTCCCACAACCAAACCCAGCACTCCCTTTCCCCAGGGGCAAGGTTTGAAGAAACCCTCAGAGACCCTCACTGGTCGGGACTTCAACCTGGCCCCTCTAGGCCGCCGGCAAATCCTGGCAAATCGTACATCTGCTGTTAGGGGAGGCCGTAAGGACCGGCCCACTGTCATGCTTTTCCCATTCCGGAGTATGTGCCTACCTGTTCAGGATATAATTATGCATGGGAACAATAAAGGACGTGGGCAGCCCATGGCAGATCCGGCAGGCACCATGGGTGCAAAAGCAATCCCTCAAGGAAAGCACAGAAACTCAGCTCGTTCCCTCAGAGGGAGGGCTCAAGAACAGGGGAACTGGACTTCCGATGAACCCTCAGAACAAAAGGA GAACTGCCTGGATTACTCCCTGGAGCCCTTGAGGCTGCCATTACCTGCTGTTGGGGCCAGGGAGCCAGGTAGGTGTACCCTACTTTCAGTTGGGGGTTGGGAAAAGGAACGGTTCCTTCTTGAGAGCAGCCTCAACTCTATGGGGATGCCAAAGGCCTGTATGTTTACATCAGTAAGAAACAGGTTTGATTTTGGTTTCCCTCCTACAGTGCATTCCCCATCTCTGTGCAGCCCTGTGGTTACCATAGGGGACTTGGTTCTGGACTCTGATGATGAAGGGAATGGCCAGAGGGGAGGGAAG AAGTTTCTTGAAAGCTATCAGAAGACGAAGTTTGGCACCCTGATCCCCACCTTCTGCGAGTACCTCTCCCCTGTTGATCAAAGTTCCGTACTTGCCCCAGCCCCTTCCTGTGGCCAGACTGACCCCATTAAAACCCAGTGGCTTAGGTCTCTTTGA
- the TINF2 gene encoding TERF1-interacting nuclear factor 2 isoform X4 yields MSVPSEANVAASSLRLVAAAAWWVVRRRLSAHYPRVLELLGTLKVSAPGLVRPRHHARLCMGLRAKVVVEMILEGQPWSLVLDALNRHFPESGPPECGSKAAVWDPKIVEAQEAFCQRVKHLAEGPEDFGSHLQELEQEYGEPFLVALEKLLFEYLCQLEKTLPVLQLHELKEVLRGMQTETLVPLPLALTQYCMDMGWLLQESPLFTSVRGTESQEQSPLPSPQLEQLFQDPVPTTKPSTPFPQGQGLKKPSETLTGRDFNLAPLGRRQILANRTSAVRGGRKDRPTVMLFPFRSMCLPVQDIIMHGNNKGRGQPMADPAGTMGAKAIPQGKHRNSARSLRGRAQEQGNWTSDEPSEQKENCLDYSLEPLRLPLPAVGAREPDEETEAQEG; encoded by the exons ATGTCCGTCCCTTCGGAGGCCAACGTTGCCGCCTCCTCGTTGCGATTGGTTGCGGCCGCTGCCTGGTGGGTGGTGCGGAGGCGCCTCTCTGCGCACTACCCCCGAGTGCTGGAGCTGCTGGGAACCCTGAAAGTCTCTGCCCCGGGTCTGGTCCGTCCTCGGCACCACGCGCGGCTCTGCATGGGACTGCGGGCCAAG GTGGTGGTGGAGATGATCTTGGAGGGCCAGCCCTGGTCCCTGGTCCTGGATGCCCTGAATCGTCATTTCCCAGAGTCTGGTCCACCTGAATGCGGCTCCAAGGCG GCTGTGTGGGATCCGAAGATTGTGGAGGCACAGGAGGCCTTTTGCCAGCGAGTGAAACATCTGGCAGAGGGTCCTGAAGACTTTGGCAGTCATCTGCAG GAACTGGAACAAGAATATGGGGAACCCTTCTTAGTTGCCCTGGAGAAATTATTATTTGAATACCTATGCCAATTGGAGAAGACATTACCAGTGCTGCAGTTGCATGAG CTTAAGGAAGTATTGAGAGGAATGCAAACTGAAACCTTGGTCCCCCTTCCCCTTGCCCTGACCCAGTATTGTATGGACATGGGGTGGCTTCTTCAAG agTCCCCTCTTTTTACTTCAGTGAGAGGGACAGAATCCCAAGAGCAGAGTCCTCTACCTTCTCCCCAATTGGAACAACTATTCCAGGATCCTGTTCCCACAACCAAACCCAGCACTCCCTTTCCCCAGGGGCAAGGTTTGAAGAAACCCTCAGAGACCCTCACTGGTCGGGACTTCAACCTGGCCCCTCTAGGCCGCCGGCAAATCCTGGCAAATCGTACATCTGCTGTTAGGGGAGGCCGTAAGGACCGGCCCACTGTCATGCTTTTCCCATTCCGGAGTATGTGCCTACCTGTTCAGGATATAATTATGCATGGGAACAATAAAGGACGTGGGCAGCCCATGGCAGATCCGGCAGGCACCATGGGTGCAAAAGCAATCCCTCAAGGAAAGCACAGAAACTCAGCTCGTTCCCTCAGAGGGAGGGCTCAAGAACAGGGGAACTGGACTTCCGATGAACCCTCAGAACAAAAGGA GAACTGCCTGGATTACTCCCTGGAGCCCTTGAGGCTGCCATTACCTGCTGTTGGGGCCAGGGAGCCAG atgaggaaactgaagcccaggaaggttaa
- the TINF2 gene encoding TERF1-interacting nuclear factor 2 isoform X3: MSVPSEANVAASSLRLVAAAAWWVVRRRLSAHYPRVLELLGTLKVSAPGLVRPRHHARLCMGLRAKVVVEMILEGQPWSLVLDALNRHFPESGPPECGSKAAVWDPKIVEAQEAFCQRVKHLAEGPEDFGSHLQELEQEYGEPFLVALEKLLFEYLCQLEKTLPVLQLHELKEVLRGMQTETLVPLPLALTQYCMDMGWLLQESPLFTSVRGTESQEQSPLPSPQLEQLFQDPVPTTKPSTPFPQGQGLKKPSETLTGRDFNLAPLGRRQILANRTSAVRGGRKDRPTVMLFPFRSMCLPVQDIIMHGNNKGRGQPMADPAGTMGAKAIPQGKHRNSARSLRGRAQEQGNWTSDEPSEQKENCLDYSLEPLRLPLPAVGAREPVHSPSLCSPVVTIGDLVLDSDDEGNGQRGGKMRKLKPRKVK; this comes from the exons ATGTCCGTCCCTTCGGAGGCCAACGTTGCCGCCTCCTCGTTGCGATTGGTTGCGGCCGCTGCCTGGTGGGTGGTGCGGAGGCGCCTCTCTGCGCACTACCCCCGAGTGCTGGAGCTGCTGGGAACCCTGAAAGTCTCTGCCCCGGGTCTGGTCCGTCCTCGGCACCACGCGCGGCTCTGCATGGGACTGCGGGCCAAG GTGGTGGTGGAGATGATCTTGGAGGGCCAGCCCTGGTCCCTGGTCCTGGATGCCCTGAATCGTCATTTCCCAGAGTCTGGTCCACCTGAATGCGGCTCCAAGGCG GCTGTGTGGGATCCGAAGATTGTGGAGGCACAGGAGGCCTTTTGCCAGCGAGTGAAACATCTGGCAGAGGGTCCTGAAGACTTTGGCAGTCATCTGCAG GAACTGGAACAAGAATATGGGGAACCCTTCTTAGTTGCCCTGGAGAAATTATTATTTGAATACCTATGCCAATTGGAGAAGACATTACCAGTGCTGCAGTTGCATGAG CTTAAGGAAGTATTGAGAGGAATGCAAACTGAAACCTTGGTCCCCCTTCCCCTTGCCCTGACCCAGTATTGTATGGACATGGGGTGGCTTCTTCAAG agTCCCCTCTTTTTACTTCAGTGAGAGGGACAGAATCCCAAGAGCAGAGTCCTCTACCTTCTCCCCAATTGGAACAACTATTCCAGGATCCTGTTCCCACAACCAAACCCAGCACTCCCTTTCCCCAGGGGCAAGGTTTGAAGAAACCCTCAGAGACCCTCACTGGTCGGGACTTCAACCTGGCCCCTCTAGGCCGCCGGCAAATCCTGGCAAATCGTACATCTGCTGTTAGGGGAGGCCGTAAGGACCGGCCCACTGTCATGCTTTTCCCATTCCGGAGTATGTGCCTACCTGTTCAGGATATAATTATGCATGGGAACAATAAAGGACGTGGGCAGCCCATGGCAGATCCGGCAGGCACCATGGGTGCAAAAGCAATCCCTCAAGGAAAGCACAGAAACTCAGCTCGTTCCCTCAGAGGGAGGGCTCAAGAACAGGGGAACTGGACTTCCGATGAACCCTCAGAACAAAAGGA GAACTGCCTGGATTACTCCCTGGAGCCCTTGAGGCTGCCATTACCTGCTGTTGGGGCCAGGGAGCCAG TGCATTCCCCATCTCTGTGCAGCCCTGTGGTTACCATAGGGGACTTGGTTCTGGACTCTGATGATGAAGGGAATGGCCAGAGGGGAGGGAAG atgaggaaactgaagcccaggaaggttaaatga
- the TINF2 gene encoding TERF1-interacting nuclear factor 2 isoform X5: MSVPSEANVAASSLRLVAAAAWWVVRRRLSAHYPRVLELLGTLKVSAPGLVRPRHHARLCMGLRAKVVVEMILEGQPWSLVLDALNRHFPESGPPECGSKAAVWDPKIVEAQEAFCQRVKHLAEGPEDFGSHLQELEQEYGEPFLVALEKLLFEYLCQLEKTLPVLQLHELKEVLRGMQTETLVPLPLALTQYCMDMGWLLQESPLFTSVRGTESQEQSPLPSPQLEQLFQDPVPTTKPSTPFPQGQGLKKPSETLTGRDFNLAPLGRRQILANRTSAVRGGRKDRPTVMLFPFRSMCLPVQDIIMHGNNKGRGQPMADPAGTMGAKAIPQGKHRNSARSLRGRAQEQGNWTSDEPSEQKENCLDYSLEPLRLPLPAVGAREPEVS, translated from the exons ATGTCCGTCCCTTCGGAGGCCAACGTTGCCGCCTCCTCGTTGCGATTGGTTGCGGCCGCTGCCTGGTGGGTGGTGCGGAGGCGCCTCTCTGCGCACTACCCCCGAGTGCTGGAGCTGCTGGGAACCCTGAAAGTCTCTGCCCCGGGTCTGGTCCGTCCTCGGCACCACGCGCGGCTCTGCATGGGACTGCGGGCCAAG GTGGTGGTGGAGATGATCTTGGAGGGCCAGCCCTGGTCCCTGGTCCTGGATGCCCTGAATCGTCATTTCCCAGAGTCTGGTCCACCTGAATGCGGCTCCAAGGCG GCTGTGTGGGATCCGAAGATTGTGGAGGCACAGGAGGCCTTTTGCCAGCGAGTGAAACATCTGGCAGAGGGTCCTGAAGACTTTGGCAGTCATCTGCAG GAACTGGAACAAGAATATGGGGAACCCTTCTTAGTTGCCCTGGAGAAATTATTATTTGAATACCTATGCCAATTGGAGAAGACATTACCAGTGCTGCAGTTGCATGAG CTTAAGGAAGTATTGAGAGGAATGCAAACTGAAACCTTGGTCCCCCTTCCCCTTGCCCTGACCCAGTATTGTATGGACATGGGGTGGCTTCTTCAAG agTCCCCTCTTTTTACTTCAGTGAGAGGGACAGAATCCCAAGAGCAGAGTCCTCTACCTTCTCCCCAATTGGAACAACTATTCCAGGATCCTGTTCCCACAACCAAACCCAGCACTCCCTTTCCCCAGGGGCAAGGTTTGAAGAAACCCTCAGAGACCCTCACTGGTCGGGACTTCAACCTGGCCCCTCTAGGCCGCCGGCAAATCCTGGCAAATCGTACATCTGCTGTTAGGGGAGGCCGTAAGGACCGGCCCACTGTCATGCTTTTCCCATTCCGGAGTATGTGCCTACCTGTTCAGGATATAATTATGCATGGGAACAATAAAGGACGTGGGCAGCCCATGGCAGATCCGGCAGGCACCATGGGTGCAAAAGCAATCCCTCAAGGAAAGCACAGAAACTCAGCTCGTTCCCTCAGAGGGAGGGCTCAAGAACAGGGGAACTGGACTTCCGATGAACCCTCAGAACAAAAGGA GAACTGCCTGGATTACTCCCTGGAGCCCTTGAGGCTGCCATTACCTGCTGTTGGGGCCAGGGAGCCAG AAGTTTCTTGA